In the Alligator mississippiensis isolate rAllMis1 chromosome 7, rAllMis1, whole genome shotgun sequence genome, one interval contains:
- the LOC106737469 gene encoding zinc finger protein 664: MSDRTQAQGAEHGGTPRAEGQASAGATLDRGPEPEGSDEAGARYLCAVCNRAFSQSSTLIVHRRSHSGERPYACEDCGRAFAQSSGLYKHRRSVHAGERPHPCPDCGRRFGKRSNLAVHRRSVHTGERPFRCLACPKAFARRADLAVHGRTHTGERPYRCPDCPKTFSTSSNLAQHRRTHQAERPYRCAQCGKGFPGSSELLRHGHSHTGERPYRCAVCGDAFTHSTVHRRHQRAHLEESPYRCGDCGRGFAQRSDLVVHGRTHTGERPYRCPDCPKAFAQSSHLATHRRSHTGERPYRCPDCPKAFAQSSTLTVHRRTHTGEQPYVCAQCGKCFHRSSNLIRHQRTHTAERPFRCPQCGRGFHRRSNMVVHQRVHAGGQGLQAGEDPARWVQTL; the protein is encoded by the coding sequence ATGTCGGACAGGACCCAGGCGCAGGGCGCTGAGCACGGTGGCACCCCCAGAGCCGAGGGCCAGGCCAGCGCTGGGGCAACCCTGGACCGTGGCCCCGAGCCGGAGGGGTCAGACGAAGCCGGGGCACGCTACTTGTGCGCGGTGTGCAACCGGGCCTTCTCGCAGAGCTCCACGCTGATCGTGCACCGGCGCTCGCACTCGGGGGAGCGCCCCTACGCCTGCGAGGACTGCGGCCGCGCCTTCGCCCAGAGCTCGGGGCTCTACAAGCACCGGCGCAGCGTGCACGCCGGCGAGCGCCCACACCCCTGCCCCGACTGCGGCCGCCGCTTCGGCAAGCGCTCCAACCTGGCCGTGCACCGGCGCAGCGTGCACACGGGCGAGCGCCCCTTCCGCTGCCTCGCCTGCCCCAAGGCCTTCGCCCGTCGCGCCGACCTGGCCGTGCACGGCCGCACGCACACGGGCGAGCGGCCCTACCGCTGCCCCGACTGCCCCAAGACCTTCAGCACCagctccaacctggcccagcaccgcCGCACGCACCAGGCCGAGCGGCCCTACCGCTGCGCCCAGTGTGGCAAGGGCTTTCCCGGCAGCTCGGAGCTGCTGCGGCACGGGCACAGCCACACCGGGGAGCGCCCCTACCGCTGCGCCGTGTGCGGGGACGCCTTCACCCACAGCACCGTGCACCGGCGCCACCAGCGCGCCCACCTGGAGGAGTCGCCCTACCGCTGCGGGGACTGCGGCCGCGGCTTCGCCCAGCGCTCCGACCTGGTGGTGCACGGCCGCACCCACACCGGCGAGCGGCCCTACCGCTGCCCCGACTGCCCCAAGGCCTTCGCCCAGAGCTCCCACCTGGCCACCCACCGGCGCAGCCACACGGGCGAGCGCCCCTACCGCTGCCCCGACTGCCCCAAGGCCTTCGCCCAGAGCTCGACGCTCACCGTGCACCGCCGCACGCACACCGGCGAGCAGCCCTACGTCTGCGCCCAGTGCGGCAAGTGCTTCCACCGCAGCTCCAACCTCATCCGCCACCAGCGCACCCACACAGCCGAGCGCCCCTTCCGGTGCCCGCAGTGTGGCCGCGGCTTCCATCGTCGCTCCAACATGGTGGTGCACCAGCGTGTCCATGCTGGCGGCCAGGGGCTCCAGGCTGGCGAGGACCCGGCCCGCTGGGTGCAGACCCTGTAG